The DNA segment CTTGTTGATCCGGTCGATCTCGCTGTTGGCCTTGGAGTCGTTGACCTGCGAGTAGTTCTGGGCGCCCTCGGCGATCCCGCGTCCGTCGTACAGGGGCGGGATCACGGTCGAGGCGGACGGCCAGTCGGCACCCCACGCGGTGTGGAAGATGTCGTAGTTGTTGTCCAGCTTGCTGACCTGGTCGTAGTAGGTCTCGGCCGGGATCTCCTGGCGCTGGACGTCGAAGCCGGCCTTCTCCAGGCCCGCCGCCATGGCGGTGGAGTACTGCTGCCCCTCGGGCGTGTTGATGTAGCCGAAGGTCAGCTTCAGACCGGTCTTGCCGACCTCTTCCAGGAGCGCCTTGGCCTTGGCCGGGTCACCGGCCGGCTTCTTCTTCTTGCCCCACGGGTCGAAGCCGGGGTCGTAGCCGGTGACGGTCGGGCTGATGATGCCGCCCGCGACCTCCATCGCGTCGGTGCCGCCGTAGGCACGCACGAACGGCGTGACCGGGAGGGCGTAGGCGATGGCCTGGCGGACCTTGATGTCCTTCATCTCCGAGTGCGCCAGGTTGATGTTCACCTGGCCCACGTACGGCTGGAAGCCGGAGACCGTGCGGGACTTCATCTTCGGGTCGTTCAGCACCTTGGTCAGATTGCCCGCGTCGACCTGGTTGCTGAAGCTGACGCCAGCCTGGTCGGTGCCGCTGTCGGCGAGGAGCGCCTTGGTGGAGTCCTCGTACTGCTGGTTGAAGGTGATGTTGAACTTGTCGACGTACTGGTGCCGCAGCGGGTCCGTGGCCGCGTCCCAGTTCTCGTTCTTGACGAGCACCATCGACTTGCCGGACTTGAACTCCTGGATCTTGTACGGCCCGCTCACCACCGGGTCCTTGTCGTACTTCTCCTTGGTGTCACCCTTCTCGGAGACGACGGCGTAGCCCGTCATCGCCAGGGCGTACGGCAGGTCGGGGTGCGGCTGCTTGAACTTGAAGACGACCGTCTTCTCGTCCGGCGTCTCAAGGATGCTGTCCGGCAGGTGCTTGCCCTTGAACGGGCCGTCCGGCAGCAGCTTGCGGTAGTCGGCGCCCGGGGTGTCGGCCAGCCACTGCTGGATGTACGGCGGGCCCTGGTTGACGAAGGCCGCGAACTGCCGCTCGAAGGTGTGGCGTATGTCGGCCGAGGTGATGGCGGAGCCGTCCTCGAACTTGATGCCGTCCTTGAGCGTGAACTTCCAGGTCTTGCCGCCGTCCGTGGTGGTACCGGCGTCGGTGGCGAG comes from the Streptomyces sp. NBC_00443 genome and includes:
- a CDS encoding ABC transporter substrate-binding protein, which produces MSRGGRHVYAAISVLAAGALVLTGCSEGGSKGSGNDKEQKENAERQQAAIEFGDAEASKGPAADIPGAKPGGTISVLARDSYAHLDPGQVYVQDEMAVSQLLHRGLTGYKATSNDGSKHEVVGDLATDAGTTTDGGKTWKFTLKDGIKFEDGSAITSADIRHTFERQFAAFVNQGPPYIQQWLADTPGADYRKLLPDGPFKGKHLPDSILETPDEKTVVFKFKQPHPDLPYALAMTGYAVVSEKGDTKEKYDKDPVVSGPYKIQEFKSGKSMVLVKNENWDAATDPLRHQYVDKFNITFNQQYEDSTKALLADSGTDQAGVSFSNQVDAGNLTKVLNDPKMKSRTVSGFQPYVGQVNINLAHSEMKDIKVRQAIAYALPVTPFVRAYGGTDAMEVAGGIISPTVTGYDPGFDPWGKKKKPAGDPAKAKALLEEVGKTGLKLTFGYINTPEGQQYSTAMAAGLEKAGFDVQRQEIPAETYYDQVSKLDNNYDIFHTAWGADWPSASTVIPPLYDGRGIAEGAQNYSQVNDSKANSEIDRINKITDPVKAATEWNKLNEYLVKDVVNVVPTAYYKQTQIAGSKVGGLVYDDIIAGVDPRRLYVK